The Kineothrix sp. MB12-C1 genome includes a window with the following:
- the mgtE gene encoding magnesium transporter, with the protein MEEIKDLDVIKELLETKQYTRLRQKLSDINIADIAILIEELGREELLKIFRILPKSIAADVFSYLEVDNQQYIITSLSDKEAANIIDNLMADDATDLLEEMPANMVKRMLSHASAETRRDINHLLRYPDSSAGSIMTVEYVDLKETMTVEDAIQRIRQIGVDSETINICYVLDPKRTLVGTVALRYLLISPPDAIIGDIMHENVIYLHTLMDQEEVARQFQKYDFSSMPVVDNEGRLVGIVTVDDVVDILQEEATEDIEKMAAIVPSDRPYMKTGVFETWKKRIPWLLLLMISATFTGSIITSFETALSAVPMLTVFIPMLMSTSGNAGGQVSATVIRGISSGEISYRDVFKIIWKELRVALACGITLAAAYFVKLLLFDKSGFDVALVICLTLIAEVSIAKVIGCTLPLLAKRVGIDPAVMASPFISTVLDALSLMIYFTIATHILHLG; encoded by the coding sequence ATGGAAGAAATCAAAGATTTAGATGTTATTAAAGAATTATTGGAAACCAAGCAGTATACTAGGCTCCGCCAGAAGCTTTCGGATATTAACATAGCGGATATCGCAATTCTTATTGAAGAGCTCGGAAGAGAGGAGCTGCTTAAGATATTCCGCATTCTTCCCAAGAGTATAGCGGCGGATGTATTTTCTTATCTGGAAGTAGATAATCAGCAATATATTATTACATCGTTATCCGACAAGGAAGCGGCGAATATTATCGATAATCTGATGGCCGATGATGCTACTGACCTCTTAGAGGAGATGCCGGCCAATATGGTAAAGCGTATGCTTTCCCATGCGAGTGCTGAGACGAGGCGGGACATCAATCATCTGCTTCGTTACCCGGATTCTTCCGCCGGAAGTATTATGACGGTGGAATACGTAGATTTAAAGGAAACCATGACGGTGGAAGATGCAATACAACGAATCCGTCAGATAGGAGTAGACAGCGAAACTATCAATATATGCTATGTACTTGATCCGAAGAGAACGTTAGTAGGTACGGTAGCGCTTCGTTACCTGCTAATAAGTCCCCCTGATGCGATCATCGGAGATATTATGCATGAAAATGTTATATATCTTCATACGCTGATGGATCAGGAAGAAGTAGCGAGACAATTTCAAAAATACGATTTTTCATCGATGCCGGTAGTGGATAATGAAGGCAGACTTGTGGGTATCGTTACGGTAGACGACGTTGTGGATATTTTGCAGGAAGAAGCGACGGAAGATATTGAGAAAATGGCGGCTATCGTGCCGAGTGACAGGCCCTATATGAAAACAGGAGTTTTCGAAACTTGGAAAAAGAGGATTCCCTGGCTGTTGCTCCTTATGATTTCTGCTACTTTTACAGGAAGTATTATCACGTCCTTTGAAACGGCGCTCAGTGCCGTTCCCATGCTTACTGTGTTTATTCCGATGTTGATGAGTACCAGCGGAAATGCAGGAGGTCAGGTCAGCGCTACGGTTATCCGGGGAATATCTTCCGGGGAAATCAGTTACCGGGACGTCTTTAAGATTATATGGAAGGAGCTTCGTGTGGCATTAGCCTGCGGAATTACATTAGCAGCAGCATATTTTGTTAAGTTGTTGCTATTTGACAAGTCAGGGTTCGATGTGGCCTTGGTTATTTGTCTGACTTTAATTGCAGAGGTATCTATCGCCAAGGTGATAGGCTGTACGCTACCGCTGTTGGCAAAGAGGGTAGGGATTGATCCGGCGGTTATGGCTAGCCCGTTTATCAGTACGGTACTCGATGCGCTTTCGCTTATGATTTATTTTACCATTGCGACACATATATTACATCTTGGTTAA
- a CDS encoding YigZ family protein — protein sequence MEKEQLFLPYKVLKEGGRGEIVEKKSRFIATLTPVESEEEAAAFVEEMKKKYWDARHNCSAFVLGERAQITRCSDDGEPGGTAGKPMLEVLLSSEIRNVAAVVTRYFGGTLLGTGGLVRAYTQALQAGLAASRIVTMRYGVRLMLVTDYNGIGKIQYLLSQRNLAIDSSEYTDIVRLILTVPYEEKEEVCKELIESTSGKVKIEELEKFYFVSG from the coding sequence ATGGAAAAGGAACAGCTTTTTTTACCATATAAAGTATTGAAAGAAGGGGGACGCGGTGAAATTGTGGAGAAAAAGTCCAGGTTTATCGCAACGCTTACTCCCGTGGAATCGGAAGAAGAGGCTGCAGCCTTTGTTGAAGAGATGAAGAAAAAATATTGGGATGCCAGGCATAACTGTTCCGCATTTGTACTCGGAGAGCGAGCTCAGATTACAAGGTGCAGCGATGATGGTGAACCTGGCGGGACGGCAGGAAAGCCGATGTTGGAGGTCCTCCTTTCCTCGGAGATACGCAATGTGGCAGCAGTGGTAACCCGGTATTTCGGCGGAACATTGCTGGGTACAGGCGGACTCGTAAGGGCCTATACTCAAGCGCTGCAGGCGGGTTTGGCAGCCTCCCGTATCGTTACGATGCGTTATGGAGTACGCCTGATGCTTGTGACCGACTATAATGGAATTGGGAAGATACAGTACTTATTATCACAGAGGAACCTTGCTATAGATTCCAGTGAATACACGGATATTGTCCGATTAATTCTTACCGTTCCTTATGAGGAAAAGGAAGAAGTATGCAAGGAACTGATTGAGAGCACATCGGGAAAAGTGAAAATAGAGGAGTTGGAAAAATTTTATTTTGTCAGTGGTTGA